The following is a genomic window from Pirellulales bacterium.
CCGGGCGAGACCGTCCTGCCGATCGCCCGCTTTCGCAATGTTTTGGCGGACAGCCATGACGATGAGTTGGAATTATCCGTCACGGACTCGGGCGCGCTGGTCAAGGGAAAATCCTCCCGGATCAAGTTGGCCACCGAAAGCGTGGCTGAGTTTCCCTCTATCGCCGACTTTGCCGAATCCCGCTACCACCAAGTCCCCTGCCGCGTCATGCGCGAGCTTATTCGCCGCACCGTCTACGCCACCGATAACGAAAGCAGTCGCTACGCCCTGGGGGGGGTATTATTGGAACTAACCGCCGAAAAGGTCACCGCGGTCGGGACCGATGGCCGCCGCCTGGCCAAAATGGAAGGGCCCGCCAGCGCCGTGGGCGAACAGCCCGCTTCCGATCAGCCCACCATTGTTCCCACGCGGGCCTTGCAAGTGATCGAACGGGCCATCGGGGACGAAGGAGACATTAAACTCGCCGCGCGGGGAAATGACCTTGTGGTGTGCAGTGAAAAAATAACGTTGATCACCCGGTTGGTCGAGGGGCGTTTTCCCCGCTGGCGCGACGTCTTTCCCCATCGACCCTCGGCCCCGCGGATAGAGCTTCCCGCCGGCGCATTGGCCGATTCCGTCAAGCAAGCGGCGATTGTGACTAGCGATGAAAGCCGCGGCGTCAGCTTTCGCTTTACCGAAGGCAAGCTCTCGCTTCAGGCCAGTACCGCCCAAGTCGGCGAAGCCGACGTTGAACAGGTGATTTCCTATTCTGGCCCGGAATTAAAAATTTCGTTGGATCCCCGGTACGTGCTGGATTTTTTAAAGGTACTTCCCGTGGAACAGATTGTCACCTTTGAATTGGCCGAAGGGGTCGGTCCCGCTGTTCTCTTTAGCGATGACGGTCGTTATTCATACGTGGTCATGCCACTCAATCGCGACCGCTAATGTGAATTTTTTTGTTCCCTAGCCCCGACCTATTGTCAGGTAAAATTTTTCCCCCGTCCTCCATGGCCCAACCGCAAAAGATCAGCGAAATTTTGGCCCAGGTGATTGCCCGCCACGGCTATGCCCGCCAATCCGCCGCGGCCGTCGAAGCGGAGGTTTGGGCGCGGATAGCGGGGCGGTGGTCGGGTCAAACCCGCGTGGGTGAGCTTAAACGGGGGGTGTTGGAGATTTTTGCCGCCAGTAATGTCGCGATCATGGAGCTAGGCTTTGAAAAGTCGCGGTTATTGGCGGAGTTGGCCGCGGCGCTTCCCCAGGCCAAACTGAAGGATTTGCGGTTCAAGGTGGAGCCGCGCAAATAAGATTTTTAGGTGGACGATTTAGCTATCACGGACGATGGGGAAATCCCCGGAGTTGAGATTCATTTTTATAGAAAAACTTGCATGACCGCAGAGAACACGCCCGATCCCGTACCGCAGTCCCTTCCGTCCGCTCAGTCGGGCGAATACGGCGCGGACCAAATGAAGCACCTGAGCGACTTAGAGCATGTCCGCGCCCGCGCGGGGATGTACATTGGCGATACCAGCGTCCGGGGGATGCACCACCTGGTATACGAGGCGGTGGATAACGCCATTGACGAAGCCATGGCCGGCCATGCCAAGGAAGTCCTGGTCACCATCCATGTCGATGGCAGCGTCAGCGTATCCGATGACGGCCGCGGCATCCCCGTCGAGACGCATCCCGGCCTGAGCAAAGAACTGGGCCGCGAGGTCAGCACGCTGGAAGGGGTGATGACTGTGCTAAAGTTTGGCGGCAAGTTCGACAAGCAAGCCTACAAAACCAGCGGCGGCCTGCACGGCATCGGCGTAAAAACCGTCACCTTTCTGAGCGAATGGTGCCAGGCGGAGGTCCGCCGCGATGGCCACGTCTATCAGCAAGAGTACACCCGTGGCAAGCCCACGACCGACGTCCGCCGCATTGGCAAGGCGACCGGCACCGGGACCAAAATCACGTTCAAGCCCGATCCCGAAGTCTTTCACAATATCAAGTACGAATACAACATTCTTTACAATCGCCTGCAGCAATTGGCGTTTCTCAATCGCGGGGTAAAAATCACCCTGACCGATGAGCGCTCCAAGGAACAAGAAAGCTTTTTGTATTTGCGCGGCATTGTGGAATACGTCGAATTTCTCAACCGCGCGAGCGACGCCCTGCACGCCGAGCCGATCTCGATCTTTCGGGAACAAGACGATGTCGAGGTCGAAGTCGCCCTGCAGTACACCAACGAATACACGGAAAATGTGCACAGCTTTGTCAATAACATCAACACGATCGAAGGGGGGACGCATTTGGTCGGTTTTCGCACGGCCCTGACCCGCACGATCAACGCCTATGGCAAAAAGAACGAACTGTTCAAGGATATCACCCCCACCGGGGAGGATATTCGCGAGGGTCTGACAGCCGTCGTCAGTGTCCGCGTCCCCGAGCCGAAGTTTGAATCCCAAACCAAGGTCAAACTGAACAATGGCGAAGTCGAAGGGATCGTCAACACGGTCGTCGGCGAAATTCTGGCCAAGTTCCTGGAGGAATACCCCAAAGTCGCCAAGCTGATCGTGCAAAAGGGAATCATCGCCGCCGAAGCGCGCGAAGCGGCCCGCAAGGCCAAGCAACTCCTTCGCGACCGCAAGGGAGTCCTCAGCGGCGGCAGCCTCCCCGGCAAACTGCGGGACTGCACCAGTCGCGTGGTCGAACGCTGCGAACTATACCTGGTCGAGGGGGATTCCGCCGGCGGATCGGCGGAAGGGGGGCGGTTGCGGGATTTTCAGGCCATACTGCCCCTCCGCGGTAAAATCATCAACGCCTACAAATCCCGCGAGGATAAAGTCCTGGCCAATGAGGAAGTCCGCAGCATGATCGCCGCCATCGGCACCGGCATCGGCGACGACGCCGACCTATCGCGCCGCCGCTACAACAAAATTGTCATCATGACCGACGCCGACATCGACGGCTCGCACATTCGCACGCTGCTCTTGACATTCTTTTACAGGCAAATGTACCACCTGGTTGCCGGCGGACACGTGTACGTCGCCCAACCCCCCCTCTTTCGCGTTCGCGGCAAAAAAGAAACCTACTACATCCAAACCAACGAGGAAATGAAAACCCGCCTGCTCGACCTGGGCCTGGGGGACTGTTCCTTTCAGCCGGGGGATGGGCGGCAAATCACCGGCGCCGACCTGCGTAAACTATGTGAACTATTAGCCGGGGTGGAGGATGCCTTGATCGCGCTGGAACGCCGGGGTATTAGCCTGCGGGCCCACGCGCAGCGGCTGCGGGATGGCAAATTGCCGATCTACCATTTGTACCTGGGCAAACAGGAACATTGGTTTTATCAGCGGAACGAGCTGGACGAATTTGTGGCCGCCCAAGAGGCGCAATTGGGCAAGGAACTGGCCGTGACCGAAAACGCCCCCGCCGAGCCGGGCCCCGGGGGAGAACAGCCTAATACCACGGGGGACGGGGGGGGACAAACTGGAAGTGCGGCTGTCGCGGAAACAAATGGCGCGGGACCGGCCGTCCCCCCCGTGAACGGAACGACCGAAACCAACGGCAAGTCCAATGGCGAGGTCAAAGGGGCCTCCACGCTGCATATCGTCGATCTGCACGAGGTGCGGGCCATCAACGCCGCCCTGGCGGAGCTGCGCACGGCCGGGTTTGACATTCAGGCGCTCATCCCGCAGGAACGGACCGGCCGGGAGGAACCCCGATATGTCCTGCAACGGGGCGAACAGCAAAGCGGGATCGAGGACCTGCGGGGACTATTGGCGGCGGTGCGGGCGGCCGGCGAAAAAGGCCTGACGATTACCCGCTTTAAGGGCTTAGGCGAAATGAACGCCGAGGAATTGCGTGAAACCACGCTCGATCCGCAGAACCGCACCCTGTTAAAGGTCAGCATGGAGGACGCCGGCGCGGCGGATTCGCTGTTCCGCGTGCTGATGGGGGACAAGGTCGAACCCCGCCGCGAATTCATCGAAAAGCATGCGCTCGAGGTCAAGAATTTGGACGTGTAGCAGGCGAACTGGATTTTTTGTTGCTGGTATTTGGTTAGCCGCGACGCGTAGCGGAGCGCTTGACTGACGGTAAATACCGCTTGGGTGGCAGGGGCATAACTTGTTATGCTCACGGTAGTACGGATTTGTTTTCCCTCATCCCTCCCCCCGCGACCCTCGTCTCGCGACCCTATTCCCGTTCCCTGTTCCCTATTCCCCGATTGCCCTTCCGCCGATGCCATCGGCGGCTATGTTTCCCGCGACCCTCGTCTCGCGACCCCCCTCCCCTCCCCACGCCCATGCCTACTCCTGGCGAAATTATTGAACAATTGATGGCCACCATCGAGGCACGGCGGGCCAATCCGCCGGCCAAGTCGTACACGACCAGTCTGTTTCAAGCCGGGGTCCCCAAGATCTGCGCGAAAATCACGGAAGAGTCCGCCGAAGTGGTCGAGGCGGCCAGCGAGCCGGGTGACGCCGGCCGCGCGCATTTGATTTACGAATCGGTCGATTTGCTCTACCATCTGTTTGTGCTTTGGGGGCATCAGGGGATTCGCCTGGAAGAAGTCACGGCCGAAATGGCCCGGCGGTTTGGCGTCTCGGGCCTGGACGAAAAAGCCGCCCGGGGTGGGTAAGCAGTGGGGGTTGAACAATTACTACTGATCATCATCGCTTGGGAACAGGAAGAAATTTAGTCTAGCAGAAGCGCAAAAGGTTGCGTGATTTGCTGCTTTGATTGTTTCTATGGCAATAGTTACTGTACTAACAGACTCGAGTATGAGTGGCGAAGCAACACCTTTTTTTGTTACTCTCGACTTTACTCGCATTACTGAGTCATCATCTTGATTTTTCAAGTTCGTCAGCCAATTTGAATGCATTAATTGATTGCGTCGTTCCTCCGAAGCTGTACACATCTTAGCCGCGTTGATAAAATCAGCCGTTATTTGTCTTGTTTCCTCATTATCTTCCTTGAGTCGCGAATAAGGAAGTTGGTTACCTTGAAGAATGATCGGAATTTTTGCAAAAAGCTTTACCAGTGTGGCGAATGGAAGCTCGAATAGCACTGCCATTGTTAAAGGTGGTGGCACGTCTTTAATTCCAGGATGCAGGAAGCGTCCGATGGCAAAAACGAGCGTTGACTCAAGGGCTTGAAATTGCACCATGAGTTGTCCCAGGGTTGTGGCTAGACTATCGGGAAATGAGAGAAGTTCAAATTTGGGATTTGCGTTGATGTCATTATTCGTTTGCATAGTTGTTTTATTTTCCATTAAAGCAGCCATTGATTCCGATCCCGGATGGCCACTCGCCTTTAAACCGGAGATTACGCTGATTTGATTTTGTGTTGTCTGGTTTTGGCTGACTTTCCATTTACCAAGCATCTTCGTGATTACCATTTCCACACCAACAATACTCTGCATGATATTTTCAATGTAATCGGCCGGTGAGTCGGAGACAGCC
Proteins encoded in this region:
- a CDS encoding FMN-binding negative transcriptional regulator, encoding MYIPRQFVESRVEVMHQLIRAYPLATLVNYSLCGLNANHIPLYLSESPTPYGTLQGHIARANPLLHEIAGGIDSLVIFHGPSSYISPSWYSTKQETGKVVPTWNYIVVHAYGVLSVVDNPTWLRAQLDALTNRQEALFDETWAVSDSPADYIENIMQSIVGVEMVITKMLGKWKVSQNQTTQNQISVISGLKASGHPGSESMAALMENKTTMQTNNDINANPKFELLSFPDSLATTLGQLMVQFQALESTLVFAIGRFLHPGIKDVPPPLTMAVLFELPFATLVKLFAKIPIILQGNQLPYSRLKEDNEETRQITADFINAAKMCTASEERRNQLMHSNWLTNLKNQDDDSVMRVKSRVTKKGVASPLILESVSTVTIAIETIKAANHATFCASARLNFFLFPSDDDQ
- a CDS encoding DciA family protein, whose product is MAQPQKISEILAQVIARHGYARQSAAAVEAEVWARIAGRWSGQTRVGELKRGVLEIFAASNVAIMELGFEKSRLLAELAAALPQAKLKDLRFKVEPRK
- a CDS encoding DNA gyrase subunit B; the protein is MTAENTPDPVPQSLPSAQSGEYGADQMKHLSDLEHVRARAGMYIGDTSVRGMHHLVYEAVDNAIDEAMAGHAKEVLVTIHVDGSVSVSDDGRGIPVETHPGLSKELGREVSTLEGVMTVLKFGGKFDKQAYKTSGGLHGIGVKTVTFLSEWCQAEVRRDGHVYQQEYTRGKPTTDVRRIGKATGTGTKITFKPDPEVFHNIKYEYNILYNRLQQLAFLNRGVKITLTDERSKEQESFLYLRGIVEYVEFLNRASDALHAEPISIFREQDDVEVEVALQYTNEYTENVHSFVNNINTIEGGTHLVGFRTALTRTINAYGKKNELFKDITPTGEDIREGLTAVVSVRVPEPKFESQTKVKLNNGEVEGIVNTVVGEILAKFLEEYPKVAKLIVQKGIIAAEAREAARKAKQLLRDRKGVLSGGSLPGKLRDCTSRVVERCELYLVEGDSAGGSAEGGRLRDFQAILPLRGKIINAYKSREDKVLANEEVRSMIAAIGTGIGDDADLSRRRYNKIVIMTDADIDGSHIRTLLLTFFYRQMYHLVAGGHVYVAQPPLFRVRGKKETYYIQTNEEMKTRLLDLGLGDCSFQPGDGRQITGADLRKLCELLAGVEDALIALERRGISLRAHAQRLRDGKLPIYHLYLGKQEHWFYQRNELDEFVAAQEAQLGKELAVTENAPAEPGPGGEQPNTTGDGGGQTGSAAVAETNGAGPAVPPVNGTTETNGKSNGEVKGASTLHIVDLHEVRAINAALAELRTAGFDIQALIPQERTGREEPRYVLQRGEQQSGIEDLRGLLAAVRAAGEKGLTITRFKGLGEMNAEELRETTLDPQNRTLLKVSMEDAGAADSLFRVLMGDKVEPRREFIEKHALEVKNLDV
- a CDS encoding phosphoribosyl-ATP diphosphatase — encoded protein: MPTPGEIIEQLMATIEARRANPPAKSYTTSLFQAGVPKICAKITEESAEVVEAASEPGDAGRAHLIYESVDLLYHLFVLWGHQGIRLEEVTAEMARRFGVSGLDEKAARGG
- the dnaN gene encoding DNA polymerase III subunit beta, with amino-acid sequence MKLKLPRSEFANAFAIAAQVAPVRSPKPILQNVKFIARVDGGELLATDLEVGVRIRVSGLTVDQPGETVLPIARFRNVLADSHDDELELSVTDSGALVKGKSSRIKLATESVAEFPSIADFAESRYHQVPCRVMRELIRRTVYATDNESSRYALGGVLLELTAEKVTAVGTDGRRLAKMEGPASAVGEQPASDQPTIVPTRALQVIERAIGDEGDIKLAARGNDLVVCSEKITLITRLVEGRFPRWRDVFPHRPSAPRIELPAGALADSVKQAAIVTSDESRGVSFRFTEGKLSLQASTAQVGEADVEQVISYSGPELKISLDPRYVLDFLKVLPVEQIVTFELAEGVGPAVLFSDDGRYSYVVMPLNRDR